Proteins encoded within one genomic window of Gemmatimonadaceae bacterium:
- a CDS encoding type II toxin-antitoxin system RelE/ParE family toxin, with product MIKTFADKRTRDLYVTGGAKRIPPDVAARAARKLEYVDLAVALRDLQVPPGNRLHALKGDRAGQYAIAVNDQWRICFRFVDGDAYEVEFCDYH from the coding sequence GTGATCAAGACATTCGCGGACAAGCGCACGCGGGATCTGTACGTCACGGGCGGCGCCAAACGGATTCCGCCGGATGTTGCGGCGCGGGCCGCGCGGAAGCTGGAATACGTCGACCTAGCCGTTGCGCTGCGCGACCTCCAAGTGCCGCCGGGTAATCGGCTGCACGCGTTGAAGGGCGATCGGGCGGGGCAGTACGCGATTGCCGTCAACGACCAATGGCGCATCTGCTTCCGCTTCGTGGACGGCGATGCGTACGAAGTGGAATTCTGCGACTATCACTAG
- a CDS encoding HigA family addiction module antitoxin, giving the protein MKRRPTHPGLMLAEDFLPDYGLTVAGLADAVGVSRQSINELLRGRRGVSPEMALRLARLFGNSPEFWLNAQRAVDLWDASQAVKQEVARIKPLRVA; this is encoded by the coding sequence ATGAAGCGTCGGCCGACGCACCCGGGGCTGATGCTCGCCGAGGACTTCCTGCCGGATTACGGCCTCACGGTCGCCGGCCTCGCCGACGCCGTTGGGGTGTCGCGCCAGTCGATCAACGAGCTGCTGCGTGGCCGGCGGGGGGTCAGCCCCGAGATGGCCCTTCGGCTGGCCCGGCTGTTCGGCAACTCGCCCGAGTTCTGGCTGAATGCGCAGCGCGCCGTGGACCTCTGGGACGCGTCACAGGCGGTCAAGCAGGAAGTGGCGCGGATCAAGCCGCTGCGGGTGGCGTGA